Part of the Candidatus Aegiribacteria sp. genome, TCAGATGGCTGGGATGCAGAATTTTGCTTGGTCACTCACTGAAGAGTTTTATAGGTCAGCTGATTGGCAGGAAAGATCCTTCCGAAAGGGAGATTGGTTCTCATGCGGTTACTGCCTTATCTTCAGGTAGTGCGGATATTGTGCGAGTGCATGATGTTGAAGGTACAGCTCAAGTACTTAGGATCACCCGTGCGTTGGAATACGTGACGTCAGGTTAGGGGCAGCGGAGCAAAATGATACAACCGCTTGGTCATGCAATTATAAGTGGATTCTGGCTTGCCCAGCTAGCGAATATCATCGTAATAGCTTTAGCTGTTAGAATGTTGTTGAAATACCTCTGGCATACACCGGCAATGCCGGTCATTCTAATGTTCATGATTCTGATCCTGTTTGCTAATATTCTTGGCGGACTTGGATTCTTCACATTCAGTTATCTCCTGCAGAACCTGACTCCACTTCTCTTTATTGCGATAGTTGTGATATTCCATGAGGAAATCAAGGACGTGCTGGGAACAATGGGGCGAAACCTCAGAAAATTTTATGGTCATGCGGATATACTGGAGCAGAGTACCGTTGAAGCGCTTGTGGAATCCTGCGCTCTTCTGAGGAAGCACCGGCTCGGAGGACTGTTTGTTATTGAAAGGGAGGAATCCCTCGAAAAAGTATATGGTGATCCAGTTCTGCTGGACAAGCTCAAGATTGATCCTCCTATTATAGCTGCAATGATGCAACCTCCTGGAGTACTGCATGATGGGGCAATTATTATTAATAATGGTGCTATTGTCGGAGCAAGAGCAATTCTTCCTCTCTCAAGGAAAACGTTTTTCGGCAGATCAAAATCCAACAGACCGCGACCTGCTCTCGGTACACGTCACAGGGCAGCTATAGGAATTACTGAAGTATCAGATGCAATTGCAGTTGTTGTCAGTGAGGAAACGGGTAATTTCAGTATCGCACACGGAGGAATACTCGAGGAAGCTTTCACTCAGGATGAATTCAACAAGAGATTGATTGAACTGACTTCTGCAAGAGAAGATATATAACTTTGCTTGAAAAGCTGAAAAGTGAACTTGGAGATGCTGCTCTTGCCGCAATCAACAGGGCTGCGATCAACATCCCTGTTCCTTTTAAGAAAGCCCTTCACTCATGTGTAACGCACAGTGATCATCTCGAAATCAGCCTGCTTGCGTGTGCTGCTTCAGAATGGTGTGGCCACCCGCGAGATGCAGGGATGCCTGTCGCAGTGGCTGCTCTGATGCTTCGAGCCGGTATTTCAGTACATCTTTCTCTTCCTGGTTTTATAGCCATGCATAACAGCATTCCTGATCTCATTGAAAAACAGGATGCTGTTACAGCAATCCTTGCAGGAGATGCG contains:
- a CDS encoding diadenylate cyclase codes for the protein MIQPLGHAIISGFWLAQLANIIVIALAVRMLLKYLWHTPAMPVILMFMILILFANILGGLGFFTFSYLLQNLTPLLFIAIVVIFHEEIKDVLGTMGRNLRKFYGHADILEQSTVEALVESCALLRKHRLGGLFVIEREESLEKVYGDPVLLDKLKIDPPIIAAMMQPPGVLHDGAIIINNGAIVGARAILPLSRKTFFGRSKSNRPRPALGTRHRAAIGITEVSDAIAVVVSEETGNFSIAHGGILEEAFTQDEFNKRLIELTSAREDI